In Gemmata obscuriglobus, a single genomic region encodes these proteins:
- a CDS encoding PHP-associated domain-containing protein, with amino-acid sequence MKFDLHMHTARHSPDADSDPFDLVESALEAGLDGIVITEHDFLWTESELEELRAAAPGLVILAGIEVTGRGGDMLCYGVTDPFALPRGIGWPELCKEVHRQGGACVAAHPNRWNQPFEQIVAEQNPELDGIEVMSNNMDAGLRAKASKLLVKFPHYAQLGNSDSHQPETVGCCYTDFDATIRTNADLVAAIKGRKGLARVNGYAHRT; translated from the coding sequence ATGAAGTTCGACCTGCACATGCACACCGCCCGCCACTCGCCCGACGCCGACTCCGATCCCTTTGATCTGGTGGAATCTGCGCTCGAGGCCGGGCTCGACGGCATCGTCATCACCGAACACGATTTCCTTTGGACGGAATCCGAACTGGAGGAACTCCGTGCCGCGGCCCCCGGGCTAGTGATCCTGGCCGGAATCGAGGTCACCGGGCGCGGCGGCGACATGCTGTGCTACGGCGTCACGGACCCGTTCGCGCTGCCGAGAGGGATCGGGTGGCCGGAGCTGTGCAAGGAGGTTCACCGGCAGGGCGGCGCGTGCGTCGCCGCACACCCGAACCGGTGGAACCAGCCGTTCGAGCAGATCGTCGCCGAGCAGAACCCCGAACTGGACGGCATTGAGGTGATGTCGAACAACATGGACGCCGGGCTCCGCGCGAAGGCAAGCAAGTTGCTGGTCAAGTTCCCTCACTACGCCCAGCTCGGCAACAGCGACTCCCACCAGCCGGAAACGGTCGGGTGCTGCTACACCGACTTCGACGCCACGATCCGCACGAACGCCGATCTGGTGGCCGCGATCAAGGGCCGCAAGGGACTCGCACGGGTGAACGGCTATGCGCACCGAACGTGA
- a CDS encoding sugar O-acetyltransferase, producing the protein MRTEREKMLAGELYDPLDQELTAARTRARDLLWNLNATRESDAAVRASILKELFGSMGAGVWLQPPFFCDYGANIHLGERVYFNFNCVLLDVCEIRVGDRTLFGPAVQIYAATHPLDAELRKTRELGKPVRIGSDVWVGGGAIITPGATIGDRTVIGAGSVVTKDVPAGVLAVGNPCRVVRELS; encoded by the coding sequence ATGCGCACCGAACGTGAGAAGATGCTGGCGGGCGAGCTGTACGACCCGCTCGACCAGGAGCTGACCGCCGCGCGGACGCGCGCCCGCGACCTGCTCTGGAACCTGAACGCCACCCGCGAGTCGGACGCGGCCGTTCGCGCGAGCATCTTGAAGGAGCTGTTCGGCTCGATGGGCGCGGGCGTGTGGCTCCAGCCGCCCTTTTTCTGCGACTACGGGGCCAACATCCACCTCGGCGAGCGGGTGTACTTCAACTTCAACTGCGTGCTGCTCGACGTGTGCGAGATCCGCGTCGGCGACCGCACGCTGTTCGGCCCGGCGGTGCAGATCTACGCGGCCACGCACCCGCTCGACGCCGAGCTGCGCAAGACCCGCGAACTCGGGAAGCCGGTGCGGATCGGCTCGGACGTGTGGGTCGGCGGCGGCGCGATCATCACCCCCGGCGCAACGATCGGCGACCGCACGGTGATCGGCGCCGGAAGTGTAGTCACCAAGGACGTTCCGGCCGGCGTACTTGCGGTGGGCAACCCGTGCCGGGTGGTGCGGGAGCTATCGTAA
- a CDS encoding alpha/beta fold hydrolase, with translation MPPASHADPGSPCIVGGASFGGVVALEMAHHLDARACVLIGSIRSQVELPWRWRLAQPLALLGPDRAKAVMGLVVRFGRGYLPEGTVRRFQRLLRPEAAFVRWAMCAVCRWRARLAPRGVPVFQIHGANDQTLPAALTRPDVLVPAGSHALTLFSPAAVNAFLAAVLARPKPERPGS, from the coding sequence ATGCCGCCCGCATCGCACGCCGATCCTGGCAGCCCGTGTATCGTCGGCGGCGCGTCGTTCGGCGGCGTGGTGGCACTTGAGATGGCGCACCACCTCGACGCGCGGGCGTGTGTGCTGATCGGCAGCATCCGCTCACAGGTTGAACTGCCGTGGCGCTGGCGGCTCGCGCAACCGCTCGCACTCCTCGGACCCGACCGGGCCAAAGCAGTTATGGGGCTCGTCGTGCGATTCGGAAGAGGGTACTTGCCCGAAGGGACCGTGCGACGGTTCCAGCGGCTGTTGCGGCCCGAAGCGGCATTCGTGCGCTGGGCGATGTGTGCCGTCTGCCGGTGGCGCGCCCGGCTGGCACCGCGAGGCGTTCCCGTCTTCCAGATTCACGGCGCGAACGACCAAACGTTACCCGCCGCACTGACACGGCCCGATGTGCTCGTACCGGCTGGGAGTCACGCGCTGACGCTCTTCAGCCCGGCGGCGGTCAACGCATTTCTTGCCGCTGTGCTCGCGCGTCCAAAGCCTGAACGTCCCGGGTCGTAA
- a CDS encoding DUF1501 domain-containing protein: protein MLTRSGVGMGLLGLTQLMGNAGLLAADELNPLAPKKPHFAAKAKRVIHIFANGGPSQVDTFDPKPALDKYAGKSLPATNLRTERRTGAAFPSPFKFKKYGKSGLEVSELFAHTAQHADDICVIRSMHADVPNHEPSFLLMNCGEPRQIRPSMGSWVTYGLGTENQNLPGFVAMCPGGYPLQENQNWQSGFLPGVFQGTYVDSRHTDVEKLVEFVKNKAVAKADQRKQLDLLAKLNRMHQGARPNDPQLEARIQSFELASRMQVEASDAFDITKESKQTLEAYGNSEQARSLLMARRLIERGVRFVQVSHGPVQPWDSHDDLEKEHRRLAGQVDRAIAALIADLKRLGLFEETLILWGGEFGRTPVVELPTPGSNAGKINGRDHNHWGFSVWLAGGGVKGGQAVGATDEFGFKAVEKPVHVHDLHATMLHLLGFDHEKFTYRYAGRDFRLTDVHGKVVKDVLA from the coding sequence ATGCTGACCCGGTCCGGGGTCGGCATGGGCCTGCTCGGCCTCACGCAGCTCATGGGCAACGCGGGGCTGCTCGCGGCCGATGAGCTGAACCCGCTGGCGCCGAAGAAGCCGCACTTCGCGGCGAAGGCGAAGCGGGTCATCCACATCTTCGCCAACGGCGGGCCGAGCCAGGTCGACACGTTCGACCCGAAGCCGGCGCTGGACAAGTACGCGGGCAAGTCGCTGCCCGCCACCAACCTCCGCACCGAGCGCCGAACCGGCGCCGCGTTCCCGTCCCCGTTCAAGTTCAAGAAGTACGGCAAGAGCGGGCTGGAGGTGAGCGAGCTGTTCGCCCACACCGCGCAGCACGCGGACGACATCTGCGTGATCCGCTCGATGCACGCGGACGTGCCCAACCACGAGCCGTCGTTCCTGCTGATGAACTGCGGCGAGCCGCGGCAGATCCGGCCCAGCATGGGGTCCTGGGTGACCTACGGGTTGGGCACCGAGAACCAGAACCTGCCCGGGTTCGTCGCGATGTGCCCGGGCGGCTACCCGCTGCAAGAGAACCAGAACTGGCAGTCGGGGTTCCTCCCCGGCGTGTTCCAGGGCACCTACGTCGATTCCCGGCACACGGACGTCGAGAAGCTGGTCGAGTTCGTGAAGAACAAGGCCGTCGCTAAGGCCGACCAGCGGAAGCAACTGGACCTGCTCGCGAAGCTGAACCGGATGCACCAGGGGGCGCGGCCCAACGACCCGCAACTGGAGGCCCGCATCCAGTCGTTCGAGCTGGCGTCGCGGATGCAGGTGGAGGCCAGCGACGCGTTCGACATCACCAAAGAGTCGAAGCAGACGCTCGAGGCCTACGGCAACAGCGAGCAGGCGCGGAGCCTGCTCATGGCGCGGCGGCTCATCGAGCGCGGCGTGCGGTTCGTGCAGGTGAGCCACGGCCCGGTCCAGCCGTGGGACAGCCACGACGACCTGGAGAAAGAGCACCGGCGCCTGGCGGGGCAGGTGGACCGGGCCATCGCGGCGCTGATCGCCGACCTCAAGCGGCTCGGGCTGTTCGAGGAAACGCTGATCCTGTGGGGCGGCGAGTTCGGCCGCACGCCGGTGGTGGAGCTGCCGACGCCGGGCTCGAACGCGGGCAAGATCAACGGCCGCGACCACAACCACTGGGGCTTCTCGGTGTGGCTCGCGGGCGGCGGGGTGAAGGGGGGGCAGGCGGTCGGGGCGACGGACGAGTTCGGGTTCAAGGCGGTGGAGAAGCCGGTCCACGTCCACGACCTGCACGCGACGATGCTGCACCTGCTCGGGTTCGACCACGAGAAGTTCACCTACCGCTACGCCGGCCGCGACTTCCGGCTCACCGACGTTCACGGCAAGGTGGTGAAGGACGTGCTGGCGTGA
- a CDS encoding PSD1 and planctomycete cytochrome C domain-containing protein — translation MRWFLALCAASCVVVSARAADPAKPTAAQLEYFEAKVRPVLADHCYSCHGPKKQSAGLRLDTSTGIKAGADDGPVVVPGDPAKSRLIKSVKRENELAMPPKSPLPAEGVAVLVEWVKSGAALPAETAQGPAVDPKKHWAFQPVRAPQVPAAPNPKGESRNEIDAFVGAKLAEKGLALAPRADKRALVRRAYFDLTGLPPTAEEVEAFAKDAAPDAWARLVDKLLASPRYGERWGRYWLDVARYADSKGYDLTRERAFPFSYTYRDYVVRSFNEDKPYDRFVTEQLAADLLPLGADKRPLAALGFLTLGRRFLNNQQDIIDDRIDVVTRGFMGLTVTCARCHDHKYDPIPAKDYYSLYGVFASTNEPAELPLIGDMPRTPEVIAFEKEVETREAAIVAERDKRHAATVAKLREPAAVAEYLLAVLDTRDARGEEVQNLLRQRDLTRLVYDRWREFVAAEVKAKSAVFAPLQALAAVPEKDFEAKALAALPQSTNPLVAKALTDAKPKTLKAAVDVFAKALCAAPPAGTPSKEQAEVAKALAKGGPTDIALADAEKIQNRADRDAIAAIRKKVDTFKAASPHAPPRAHVLADNAQPTQPVVFLRGNPGNRGPQVPRQAPEIVTPNRKPFTQGSGRLELARAITSPENPLTARVMVNRVWLGHFGHGLLRTPSDFGVRSDPPSHPELLDYLASTFVREGWSVKRLHRAIMLSATYQQSSAVTPEMYKLDPENRLLAHQYRRRLDFEALRDSLLSASGRLDLTEGGKPVDLFKAPFSARRTVYGLIDRTSLPGTFKVFDVANPDTHSPQRFQTTVPQQALFLMNSPFVQEQAKSLAARKEVAAAKTAAAKVTALYRLALSRNPTADELALATRFVAGDDPKSAFGAWPQLAQVLLLSNEFAFVD, via the coding sequence ATGCGCTGGTTCCTCGCGCTGTGCGCTGCTTCGTGCGTCGTCGTTTCCGCCCGAGCCGCTGACCCTGCCAAACCGACCGCGGCCCAGCTCGAGTACTTCGAGGCGAAGGTTCGGCCGGTTCTGGCCGACCACTGCTACTCGTGCCACGGGCCGAAGAAGCAGAGCGCCGGGCTGCGCCTCGACACTTCGACCGGCATCAAGGCGGGCGCCGACGACGGCCCTGTGGTCGTCCCCGGGGACCCGGCGAAGAGCCGGCTCATCAAATCGGTGAAGCGCGAGAACGAGCTCGCCATGCCGCCGAAGAGTCCCCTCCCGGCGGAGGGGGTCGCGGTTCTCGTGGAGTGGGTCAAGAGCGGCGCGGCCCTCCCGGCCGAAACGGCGCAGGGGCCGGCGGTCGATCCGAAGAAGCACTGGGCGTTCCAGCCGGTGCGGGCGCCGCAGGTGCCCGCGGCGCCGAACCCGAAGGGCGAGAGCCGGAACGAGATCGATGCGTTCGTGGGGGCGAAGCTGGCCGAGAAGGGGCTGGCGCTCGCGCCGCGCGCCGACAAGCGGGCGCTGGTCCGCCGCGCGTACTTCGACCTGACCGGCCTGCCGCCGACGGCCGAGGAGGTCGAGGCGTTCGCGAAGGACGCCGCGCCCGACGCCTGGGCGCGGCTGGTCGATAAGCTGCTCGCCTCGCCGCGGTACGGCGAGCGCTGGGGCCGGTACTGGCTCGACGTGGCCCGGTACGCGGACTCGAAGGGGTACGACCTGACGCGCGAGCGGGCGTTCCCGTTCTCGTACACGTACCGCGACTACGTCGTCCGCTCGTTCAACGAGGACAAGCCCTACGACCGGTTCGTGACCGAGCAGCTCGCCGCCGACCTGCTGCCGCTCGGCGCGGACAAGCGCCCGCTGGCCGCGCTCGGGTTCCTCACCCTCGGGCGCCGGTTCCTCAACAACCAGCAGGACATCATCGACGACCGCATCGACGTGGTGACCCGGGGCTTCATGGGCCTCACGGTCACCTGCGCGCGGTGCCACGACCACAAGTACGACCCGATCCCGGCGAAGGACTACTACTCGCTGTACGGCGTGTTCGCGAGCACCAACGAGCCCGCCGAACTGCCCCTGATTGGGGACATGCCGCGGACGCCCGAGGTGATCGCGTTCGAGAAGGAGGTCGAGACCCGCGAGGCCGCGATCGTCGCCGAACGCGACAAGCGGCACGCGGCGACGGTCGCCAAGCTCCGCGAGCCGGCGGCGGTGGCCGAGTACCTCCTCGCCGTCCTCGACACCCGCGACGCGCGCGGCGAGGAGGTGCAGAACCTGTTGCGGCAGCGCGACCTCACCCGGCTCGTTTACGACCGCTGGCGCGAGTTCGTCGCGGCCGAGGTGAAGGCGAAGTCGGCGGTGTTCGCGCCGCTCCAGGCGCTCGCGGCGGTGCCCGAGAAGGACTTCGAGGCCAAGGCGCTCGCCGCCCTGCCGCAGAGCACGAACCCGCTCGTCGCGAAGGCGCTGACCGACGCCAAGCCCAAAACGCTGAAGGCGGCGGTGGACGTGTTCGCCAAGGCGCTGTGCGCGGCCCCGCCGGCCGGGACGCCGTCGAAGGAGCAGGCCGAGGTCGCCAAGGCTTTGGCGAAGGGCGGGCCGACGGACATCGCCCTGGCCGACGCCGAGAAGATCCAGAACCGCGCCGACCGCGACGCCATCGCCGCGATCCGCAAGAAGGTCGATACGTTCAAGGCGGCGAGCCCGCACGCCCCGCCGCGGGCGCACGTGCTGGCCGACAACGCGCAGCCCACGCAGCCGGTGGTGTTCCTGCGCGGCAACCCGGGCAACCGCGGGCCGCAGGTGCCCCGTCAGGCCCCGGAGATCGTCACCCCGAACCGCAAGCCCTTCACCCAGGGGAGCGGCCGGCTCGAGCTGGCGCGGGCGATCACCAGCCCCGAGAACCCGCTCACGGCGCGCGTGATGGTGAACCGCGTGTGGCTCGGGCACTTCGGGCACGGGCTGCTGCGCACGCCGTCGGACTTCGGGGTCCGGTCCGACCCGCCGTCGCACCCGGAGCTGCTCGATTACCTCGCGAGCACGTTCGTGCGCGAGGGGTGGAGCGTCAAGCGGCTGCACCGCGCGATCATGCTGTCGGCCACCTACCAGCAGTCGAGCGCCGTCACGCCCGAGATGTACAAGCTCGACCCCGAAAACCGGCTGCTCGCTCACCAGTACCGCCGCCGGCTCGACTTCGAGGCGCTGCGCGATTCCCTCCTCTCCGCCTCCGGGCGGCTCGACCTGACCGAGGGCGGCAAGCCGGTGGACCTGTTCAAGGCGCCGTTCTCCGCGCGGCGCACGGTGTACGGGCTGATCGACCGCACCAGCCTGCCGGGCACGTTCAAGGTGTTCGACGTGGCGAACCCGGACACGCACAGCCCGCAGCGGTTCCAGACCACCGTCCCGCAGCAGGCGCTGTTCCTGATGAACAGCCCGTTCGTGCAGGAACAGGCGAAATCGCTCGCGGCACGAAAGGAAGTGGCCGCCGCCAAGACCGCCGCCGCGAAGGTGACGGCGCTGTACCGGCTCGCCCTGAGCCGCAACCCGACGGCCGACGAGTTGGCCCTCGCGACCCGGTTCGTGGCCGGCGACGACCCCAAGAGCGCGTTCGGCGCGTGGCCGCAGCTCGCGCAGGTGCTGCTGCTCAGCAACGAGTTCGCGTTCGTGGATTGA
- a CDS encoding putative sulfate exporter family transporter: MKSWFRSEDVLSVLIGVAVIGLSLATLTGWNLLGWSVKVNEWVAPAQALAPSSRAFAALTGPGALAATFVFLLGVLSAGAAFLRASPDRFAVRFAVLFVLAFACWAAGHNAYIAANPNKLPPGVSWSLGLTGEAGYLLALIGGLLVGNLAPQTAAWFKDAARPELFIKAGIVIYGAVLGAKAAEESGRATAILFRGLAAIVEAYLIYWAVVYLLARKVFGFSREWAAPLASGISICGVTAAITTGAAIRARPIVPVMVSSLVVVFAVIEMLVLPGLARVLLPDDPMVAAGWMGLAVKTDGAAFSSGEMTAGLYFPDPNDPARKWMALTTTTVKVFIDVFIGVWAVVLSVVWAWKIDKREENRGLPLREIWERFPKFVFGYALTFGGFFATGLIAPHVIPALKQGTDQADVFRRLFFVLTFFSIGLATNVRRLWAEGLGRLALVYVVSLFGFVIWIGLAISWLFFHGVPAGGK, from the coding sequence ATGAAATCCTGGTTCCGCTCCGAGGACGTGCTATCCGTCCTGATCGGCGTCGCGGTCATCGGCCTCAGTCTGGCCACCCTCACCGGGTGGAACCTGCTCGGCTGGTCGGTGAAGGTCAACGAATGGGTCGCCCCCGCGCAGGCGCTCGCCCCGTCCTCTCGGGCGTTCGCAGCCCTCACCGGGCCGGGCGCACTGGCTGCCACGTTCGTCTTCTTGCTCGGGGTGCTGTCCGCGGGCGCGGCGTTCCTCCGGGCGTCCCCCGACCGCTTCGCCGTGCGGTTCGCCGTGCTGTTCGTGCTGGCGTTCGCCTGCTGGGCGGCGGGACATAATGCCTACATTGCGGCCAACCCGAACAAGTTGCCGCCCGGCGTGTCGTGGTCGCTCGGGCTGACCGGCGAAGCCGGGTACCTGCTCGCCCTGATCGGCGGCCTGCTGGTCGGGAACTTGGCACCGCAGACCGCGGCGTGGTTCAAAGACGCGGCCCGCCCGGAACTGTTCATCAAGGCCGGGATCGTGATCTACGGGGCGGTACTCGGGGCGAAGGCCGCCGAAGAATCCGGGCGGGCGACCGCGATCCTGTTCCGCGGGCTGGCGGCGATCGTCGAGGCGTACTTGATCTACTGGGCGGTGGTCTACCTCCTTGCGCGAAAGGTGTTCGGGTTCAGCCGGGAGTGGGCGGCCCCGCTCGCCTCCGGCATCTCCATTTGTGGGGTGACGGCAGCGATCACCACCGGGGCGGCGATCCGCGCCCGGCCGATCGTGCCGGTGATGGTGTCGTCCCTGGTCGTGGTGTTCGCGGTCATTGAAATGCTGGTTCTGCCGGGCCTGGCCCGCGTGCTGTTGCCGGACGACCCGATGGTGGCGGCCGGGTGGATGGGACTCGCGGTGAAAACGGACGGGGCGGCCTTCTCCAGCGGGGAGATGACCGCCGGGCTGTACTTCCCGGACCCGAACGACCCGGCGCGGAAGTGGATGGCCCTGACAACGACAACGGTAAAGGTGTTCATCGACGTGTTCATCGGCGTGTGGGCGGTTGTACTGTCGGTGGTCTGGGCGTGGAAGATCGACAAGCGAGAAGAGAACCGCGGGCTCCCGCTGCGGGAGATCTGGGAGCGGTTCCCGAAGTTCGTGTTCGGGTACGCTCTTACGTTCGGCGGATTCTTCGCGACCGGGCTGATCGCCCCGCACGTCATCCCGGCGCTGAAGCAGGGGACCGATCAGGCGGACGTGTTCCGGCGGCTGTTCTTCGTGCTCACGTTCTTCAGCATCGGGTTGGCGACGAACGTGCGGCGGCTGTGGGCGGAGGGGCTGGGGCGGCTGGCGCTGGTGTACGTGGTCAGCCTGTTCGGGTTCGTCATCTGGATCGGGCTGGCGATTTCGTGGCTGTTCTTCCACGGGGTCCCGGCGGGGGGGAAATGA
- a CDS encoding sugar phosphate isomerase/epimerase family protein, which translates to MARRPVALQLWTVRDAFAADADRALAAVKAAGFSAVELARLPPGLALASLAESLDRHGLAVTSIHGDLLTSETIDYWASLARACRCSKVIWHGWPRDPRFDSLNGVKDLIGACNAAATVAGDHGLKFGVHNHWWEFEPLDGDRPIRLLHEGLHPDVFWQIDVYWAQTAGSDPAAVVTELGPRVRSLHWKDGPCVHGQPMVALGEGQVDVPRTLRALSQPTDWVIELDECATDPLQAAARSRVYLESLAGSEPQGCARIGVG; encoded by the coding sequence ATGGCGCGCCGACCCGTTGCCCTTCAGCTCTGGACCGTCCGTGACGCGTTCGCCGCGGACGCGGACCGCGCGCTCGCCGCGGTGAAGGCGGCGGGCTTCTCTGCCGTCGAGTTGGCCCGGCTGCCGCCGGGCCTGGCCCTGGCCTCCCTCGCCGAATCCCTCGACCGCCACGGGCTCGCCGTCACTTCGATCCACGGCGACCTGCTCACGTCAGAGACGATCGACTATTGGGCGAGTCTCGCCCGTGCGTGCCGGTGCTCGAAGGTCATCTGGCACGGCTGGCCCCGCGACCCGCGGTTCGACTCCCTCAACGGCGTGAAGGACCTCATCGGTGCCTGCAACGCGGCCGCTACCGTGGCTGGAGACCACGGATTGAAGTTCGGGGTGCACAACCACTGGTGGGAGTTCGAACCGCTCGACGGCGATCGCCCGATCCGGCTGCTGCATGAGGGCCTGCACCCGGACGTGTTCTGGCAGATCGACGTGTACTGGGCGCAGACGGCCGGTTCCGACCCCGCCGCCGTTGTTACGGAGTTGGGGCCACGGGTGCGTTCGCTCCACTGGAAGGACGGCCCGTGTGTCCACGGGCAACCGATGGTCGCCCTGGGCGAAGGTCAGGTCGATGTTCCGCGAACCTTGCGGGCACTGAGCCAACCGACCGACTGGGTCATCGAACTCGACGAATGTGCGACAGACCCGCTGCAAGCCGCAGCACGCAGCCGAGTCTACCTGGAGTCGCTGGCGGGTTCAGAGCCCCAGGGCTGCGCACGGATTGGGGTTGGGTAA